Sequence from the Amaranthus tricolor cultivar Red isolate AtriRed21 chromosome 1, ASM2621246v1, whole genome shotgun sequence genome:
tatacagtaaaaattataaaaagttaatattataaaaatatgcgattagacgatttaaataagatcttacttaactatattttttcttacacattagtgacattatataaaataaatttgaaacataaatagtgttgataataaaatatatggTTAGTATTTCTGaactacaattttttttttccaagcaAGTgtctaaaataaacaaaagttaTTAAGGTGGTTTATGTTGGTTCCccgtaaaaattgaaaatgtctAATCAAATAGGATTTGATTACATAACAGAAATAAATTAGTCAATATCATGAATTATTTCCATCATAAATTATGCACCAAACATTTGATTTCGGAATCCACGAGTTGTTTATAGAACAAATCCAATGGTAATAATCATTGTTCTTCCATTTGCTCAGCTTTTCAAGATTCCCTTCTGTGTCCTTTCTTCCAATTTTGAATGTTCCTGCTTCTTTTCTGTAAGAGGACTGCTTGATCATGAGCTAGTATTTAAATatacttataaaaaaaatttaaaaaagattgaaaatgaCTTGGAGACTCTTAAAATATTGGAGTAGTACTTACTATCAAGTAATCAAGTTTTAGCTCAAAGATGAGATTTTAAGATATACTCTCTCCGAATCAATTAagttgtcccatttgcttgggcacgatTTTTAAGAATGGTGTAggatccattaaaaagggtaaatagtgaagtGTAGttggtaagtaaggtatatgggggtatattcgtaattacatatgtgaactaaggatatttggtaaaaaagattgacaaaaataaaaatgtgacaactaaaatgactttgccaaataaagaaatgggacaactaaattgattcggagggagtattatattctaacaaagACATGCGTGGAAATGGATGACGGCCAAAATTCAAAGATTGCAATGATAGAAAAAAATCAAGTATTTATGAAATGCAAagaaaaattcaacaaaaacaatACACTTAATTTGCCCTTGTCCCTTAAAATTTGTTATGAAGTATTGAAGttttatattttagaaaaatttgattttctcaATTGTgctctaattaaaaaaaatcacaattttGCGTTTTATCTAAAACAAGAGCAATAACTTTAAGGGTTATCTaacaaacacatagccttttgatgAACACATAACTTTTACTTTAACAGTTTAAGGGTTATCTAACAAACACATAACCTTTTGATGAACACATAACTTTTACTTTAACGGTTGGTTTGGTTAGTgttattaaatggtggtaatgagaatgatttatagtgtaaaattatattaaaagttccatatcattctcATGGTGATGAATaatttgatcacaaaaaagttttttgttataaatttccattaccacttaataccacctctcccaatggtaatgcattaaaataaattttatgaagaaaatttaatgattgaagttggacaagcatgactaTCAAGGTAGCTAAGAGATtgttcaactaaaattacattaaTCTTTCATTTCCACTACCACCGTTTATTATTACCTACTAAACGGACCGATTTTATATACTTGTTGCAATTCCAATACGAGACGGAGTATCATTTTTATTAAAGGTAAAATGTTGAAGTTGGTGGGCCCCTTCAATGGTGGTCATAGGTTGTGATGATGGAGAATGGAGATGGTGGTGCGTGCCTAGGTGGTAAGTACTCTTCACTCCTCAGTGCTTTTGCCAGCCTTTCATATGGAAGTACTACTAACTTGGAAAGCATTTAGGGAAAAAAGTTTCAAAGACAAGTCTTTCTtctttagattttttttctctttagaaaaatgaaaatgcttttttttaaaaaaaaacgacaCTTATCTTATTTAGAGataaatacaaatttaaagTAAAAGAATAATCCTCcagaacaatgaaaaaaatatgttattttataattCTATTTCAATAAAGTTACGTCACTTTTCAAATGAGGTTCTTTAATAAGAGGATAGCGaatattatttataacaataaagactgtaaataaattaatcaagtctcttgtactttaaaaaaaacaatcttAATGTATTAGAATATAACTTTTTTCCATCAACCATATGTGAAAATGGAACTCAATACATAAAAACGTATGAATATTAAGTTTTGAGTACTTAAATGGGCTATGTCGCAATTTGGCAAGACCAACTCCCTTGAAATGGGTTAAAATAGTTCATCAAATAACGTCGTTTCGTGATCAAATAACCAAGATTTTGAACAAATGAAAGCCCCAGTTTTTAGATAGCAGTAAAATAGATAAACTAACTTAATCACTACTAGCTTTTAAGTTAATTGAGTCAAGTCAAGTCGAGTTGAATgaagtcatatgctaaaaaatagaGTACCTTTGATTTTGATACTCGAAGTTATATTTCTACTCACATGTAACTATCAAGTATCAGACTATCAATAGCAATTTTAAAATAGAGTTGATCATTCACAGGTTACTTGTTACGCTCAGCCCACCCAATTGAAAAAATAAGTGAGTTTggacaatatttttttaaaatgttcaaaGTATGGGTGGACCAACTACCAAGTCCGCCCttttataattagtttatttttaatgtatatatttaacatttaaattttatattttataaataattataaaaacattCTAGTCCactttttatttctaattttcacGTATTATAATAAGGCATTAGGGATAGAAAAAACAAACAATCACTTCTATGTTTACCCTCAAATTTATCTGCATtagtatatttttgttttagtcATTGaagtttttgttattgtttaaaTGTTCTGGGAAGTCGTTAATTTTATTCTCTTATAAACTAGTGAAATATGTGAGTAAATCACATTTTTAATCGGATAAAAATATATGGATAAAatgatatataaattaatatgttATGTCTAGACGAGAATTAAAAAAGACGTACATGTATCAtcgtaaaaaaatataatgagtCAAATTTGATGGAATGGATATTATGGTACATTTACATTGACTACTTTGTTCTTGTATACAACATTAgaaataatgaattattatatcgtctttaaattattattaattttaacttataagataaaatatagtGATGtcgaatcttgtttgattcgttttcatacaaagattattgatattaaatttttataatttttattatatataatcaaagatattaataattaaattagtgaATTTAACAGcgtaaaaaattaattgttacaCGTATTTTGAAATGGAGGAAATATATCATTATTTAGAAATATACTCCCCTCGTTCCATATTATTTGCACCAAATTAATTTTGGCACTATCTATCATTCTATGGCAATTCACATATTTTGgctattatacgagaaaaaaacatagtcatataaaatctttgttttatttgtctcaTTACATATcttcataaaattaaatttttataattattagcaAGGTATAAATGTAGATATGAATAATCCATAAACATATTGGATTGGGCACAAAAAAGTGTTTGGTGCAGCTATTACGCAATAGAGGAAGCATATAGCAATTTAAATGACACAATGCCAGCAATATGTTTTATAAACGTCTTCTGCAAAGTGTAAAAATTTGCAGAAAGTATAGAATCTCTTTTGGAGTTCACCAGGATTTCGTTCTCACTTTTTTTTAACAAgcctcactttttttttttcttttgtacaATTGTTTACACCCTCCAATTCTACCGCTAATCCTATTCACTTTTTgtcattatttaattatttttgtattatatacttaatttatgatcaaataatattttattatttaattttttatatttttaattatacataattaaatatattaataattaaaatattataccaTCAAGTAAAAAAAGTAATTTAGATTAAGAGAATAATTTATAGGGTGATTTGTGAACTATCTCGCTTGTTTAGTCTTTTTAATTCACTCAAAAGCCTTACTTTTTAATCCCTCCCAAAGTAGTCACCTAAAGTACCTAAATTTCCCATTGGCTTTTATCATTAAACTCTCTAGCTTAATAGGTTTTACTCCCTTTGTTACTCTTGGTAGCAAGTAAAATGTACTAAGATTAATAAATAGtagaattatttaaattatttggatgatattaaataaaaattaaaatatatgaataaaaatataaaaaggtgAAGATATTATcacaattgaaaattatagtaaagtaaaataaatagacTTAAAAAATATGACGTTCTCTTAGAGATAGATggagtatattattattgatttaccTCTCCGCTCTAAGAAATTGCAACACTAGCAACACAAGTAATAAGAAATTGATAGAGACCATAAATTACATAAATGTAACtaaaaatgagagaaaataagaaaaatatatacataagaATTGAAGACAGTTATGAGATACTGCCTAAAATTAAAACATgttaaaattaaagaaacatattaaaataaaaaatgtaacaaTTTCTTAGTTATagaaaaaatacttaataaattgataataatCATGTTGAACTTATTAAATTTACTACCATGAACATCATGAAGTATACTATGCATTTATTTATGATGAATCaacaaaatacatataaaaagtACGTATGCGAAAATACAATGTGTGATTTCTAAAAATCGTACTATGGTTGTCTCTATGAGAaaacattttaacattttaattttattttctttgattttatataCGTATACGATTCATGACTTTTTTTTGAGTGGATAGTACATAACTTATACAAAGATAAATAACTCATTTGCCATATGTAATTTTCAAAACAATCTCAATTATAATTTGAGGCGTGTAATGAGTATTTTGAATGTAATGTTTTAACCATCATTCGGATTTAAGATAAATTCActcattttaattaattgtttatataatacatgaattaaaaattgcaatttatattttatttcattgtcTTTATTACACTTTTACCTCATGTCCTATGGGTTTGatgatatataaatttttagttCGAATCATAATCAGTGGCGGATTTAAAATCCAAACCTATGGATAGCACCAATGtattaaagtaaataaatagataaattgtaaaattattACGTACTAAAGAGTCAACTTTGACTTTTGAGGAGGGGAGAATTAATTTGAAAAGAAGCACAACATCAAGGGGCAAGGAAGGAGAATAGATCAAATGAGAAGGAGGATGAAAGCAaagtgagagagagagagagacatATATGAAAGCAAAgcgtgagagagagagagacaaTAAAGGGAAAGAAAAACCCTACATctgaaaatgcaaaaaatgtgAATAAAGAGACTGAAGTTCTCTCTCAAAACTGATTAAAAAAACATAGGTAGCACGTGCTACCTAAGGTTATATAATAAATCCGCCTATGATTAGAATGGACAATATATTAAAATGGCTTATTCATTCATGCATGTGCACTTTTATTTATGCGCAATTAGAAacttctttcttttcctttttgatCTCAGTTTCAGATATCTAATTAAACCCACTTACGAACACAACAACCCATGAACTATAAACTCGCCCTACAAACCAATTGAAATTTCTTTGGTTATTTTGCCTTCACTCATGTACACCGTAAGACTATTAAAACTTTCCATGAGGCTACGCCGTTATGCATCATAAAACTAATTCACTTTAAGCACACTTAATTTTAAAGTTCTTACCTGTCACTGAGATAAACTTCTTTGAATAGAAGATGCAGAATGCTTATACGAGTAGTATTATCaatcaattttaaaactaatttattttttatctaaactttgatattaaagtttaaattttttaaagttaattcTATATGTTTGTCTCCCTcatctgtaacacccctgaatttccgacaccttgtacgaaaccaaaactGTAAAGggcgggaggaaattcgggtgttacattaaaataaaataaataaataataataaacatttaaaatatcaGTGAAAATATCGGCAACATCTGCcctaaaactgtgcgcctttgtaaaaaaaacaaaagttattagaatctaataaaaaaaaaaggcatcaacggcctatcaaaactatatcaCGGTGGAATGTTTCATCGCCAGCTTCTCAtgtcaagcatggatcgtggttccaatgtAAACGCTTGAGTTTCCAAGAAACTAAAACATACAAACCAGAAAATTATGCAGCGGAAATAACTTTTACAAATAGAGGTCGCATGCCtctcaaaacatatacaacccaGCAAAACATAAAACTTTGGGGTTAAAACCCATGAAAACATTATCATAAACATAAGTTATGCGCTTGATcccccatatgcaatgcacCAGAGACTCCATAACCTGTTTAAGTCTATCTATGATCTCTCTGCTGCTCAACGTAAGACGGAAATATCAAACGTGTCAGGGCCATCATAGAAAGAACCATTTCGAACAAATTAAACATGTACACGTCAGAAACTAACATCATATCATAGTAAGGCATAATTAGTATCAATAGAGTGTGTCATAATATGACGGTGATTCCACAACACTTCAGGTGCTAAGCATAACCACTAAACATCAATTCCTACTTCTCATTGTCATTTCCATCTTCTTCACTTCTTTTCGACTTCATAACTTCTCTGTATCACTTGAACCAAGAGCTTAACCACTTTcaaatatctatctatatatgtatgtgactagaggccaccatattggggtttgcaagacccacatggcaacacctcaacCAAGGGCGGTGACGGGCCATACTGACGCCCAATGGTAAAGCATGATCGCATccccgtacagcgaccatataCAGATGGTCCTACCTCCGAGAACCAAACCCACTAGGGTACCAAACCAGTGGAGCCACAATACCTAAACGTatgtgactagaggccaccatattggggtttgcaagacccacatggtTCCTCAACCAAGGGCGGTGACAGGCCATACCAACACCCAATGGTAAAGCATGATCACACCCCCGTACAACGACCATATACAGATAGTCCTACCTCTGGGAACTAAACCTACTAGGGTACCCTATCCAGTGAAGTCACAATAACCAAACAATTCTGATATGAATCTCATCgataagggactcattcccattaCAACCAACAACTTTCTTGCTCCATCACGAAGAGACTCATTCCCGTTCTAACAAACGTAAGTCAAACTCATCAATAAGGGAGTCATTCCCATTCAAACTAGCAATAATCAATCTCATCAATAAGAAAACCATTCACTATtcaaaccaataataatatattcattaATAAAGTACTCGCTCCctttcaaataaataataaccaaTCTCAATAACAAGAGAATCGTTCTCATTCTAAATCATTATCAGCCTTTGGCATACTAGTACCGTTCTCTATCAGTAAACTTGAAAATCATACAATCAATAAATTCGATATTTCATTCGACGATAATTCATAGATAGTGTACAACATATGTTTTAAATCAATTCAATATCGATAAATATACAATGCAAGATCCATGTAAgggttaattactgcgtgtacgtacctgcaagcgtcactgcacgaccaaaagttacaaaaataaCCCAACTAAGTTCCttctttcctcttatgaactggaaacctatacaagttaggaatagaactaataagttcccttaactactttgtcataccaactaaatgcccaagtaaccactatcacccattcaacatgagttttcgattactctagcacgcacacaactcattcaatacaagtcaaaatcattaattcagcacaacataagtcttttcaccaatttaaaagaaaaagcaTATAtgaatcgttccttttcatcaacAAATATATCCGTTctcgttacccaaaaataactaatcacaactaagccttacaattAACATAACACTTATTCAAAGATAatgcaaatcttagagttatcgaatcgTGATATCATTTGTTATATTCTCCAAAACTAGAAAGAACTAttatcaaaacaacacgacaagtaactttagcaaccatcgacgataagttgacattatgctcttggctaactaacattatgcattatgactttAATAACAACGTagtaagagtacttgtaattagTAACAATCAAAAcacaacaattagcaactattatttattcccaatttaacaaccaaaatcacttccatagtcaactaaaatcatcgccattactaattatcacaacaataaccaatcgactaagtctcaaaacaatttttaaggttatttaatcaatcatcaccaaaatatagcataaaacacacatgattagtaatttcaattctaaatccaaacctagtcatttcatgttcaaagataatacttttaaccattatccatagcaagaatcaataaactaataaaCCACCTAAATATAACATGAAAGCCCATACCattactaatttcaaagataacacctttAATTGTTACTCATAGTAAGATTTAAAGAAACTaacacacaatcaacacacaactcataaTTTCTAAttacacttcaaaccctaaaccaTAAATATGTTTAATTCATCCATCAAAATCTTACCCATAAAAAGATTTAATGAActtaatacaaaatcaacatcaaactcaatacacttaataaaactccacataaaactagaaaattaattagagaaaatagaagagatggcttacaatggGAGACTAGTAAAGGGTGAGGGTATAGGTGATGGTTGTAGTGTGGAGCACGAAATTGGTGGAGTAAGGCTGCGTGGGCTGTCGCGGTTGGCGTCACAGCAGCTTGCTGCTGTTGTTGGGGCAAAACGCAGCTGCTACTGCCGCTAGGAGGGAGGGGAAGGCTGGGTGATGCTCGTGGAGGGAGACGGTGGTGCTGCCGGTTGTGGGGGAGGAGCAGCTAGTTACTGTGTGCCGTGAGTGAGCCGTGAGTCTTCAcagggagaagaggaagaaagagaagagagggAAGAAGGAAAGGCAGCCGTGACTCGAGTTGTTAAGGCAAGGTTGTCTCActtaaaatcctaaaccctccTTTTTATTTTACTCCATttgtttacttatttatttatctagaattatttttttcgaagtccaactaaaaaaaaatcacttttcgtgtgctcacacattttaatataaataataatttgattcgaactttttattttagaaatcgtaattgtatttttaatataaatatatgttaaaatttaaattcgtatatgaaaagTATTTATTAAAtctacttctaaattaatttaacataattattaaatccTCAAAAGttatcaaaatattaattaataacgtCAGAAAAATCTGAAGATGTTACGTCATCCTAATAaatttgtcttttttatttttaatataacttCATTGCTTTTATTCTTTAAATAATCTCTTTTGTTTCTAATATCTCACTATTATAACTTATTATAgctaattttttaatgtttgtgcTATTTAAAAAGGAGATGTATTCCTTGAGACAAACAACCTCTCCTATATTTAATCTTATGCCTTAACTAGTTGGATTTCTTAACCAATAATAGAAGTACCTCAAAATGATGGGAGTATTTTTGAACAACTAATTCAAATCCCAAATTCCAATTTTCTTCCATATTCCACATTCTCTAAGAAGATATTTTATAGTTGACCCTcaatcaatatttattttaaagtttattttcaatagAATTTAGTAACTTGTGAATTATAAGTTTAgatttttttgcaaattacaattttaattttatattttttgcaaattacaacaacaaagatattaatttctacaataatcaggctaaatcataaaattccaactatcatcatcatcaaccaaATATTCCgcttgaaaataaaatttgagtATGAAAAAGTAATAGACAATCCATATTGATACGTATTGGGATCCTCTCaattatttttctcaattactCATTCTAAGATTTTGACACCTATTttagaatgaaaaataaatctCAAAATTCCTCCTTTATCAAGTAATTATAACTATTAAATTTGAGTAATAGACCCTCCattatattttaagtaaaaaagaGGATACTAACTTTATTCATACTCACTTTCCGGTATTCCCACCCCTTAACCTAAAGTATTTGTgtattacttcctccgttctgttttagtcgctacatttgcatAGACAcgcaaattaagaaaagtgattgaccttcattgtagctgattgtttactttatagaatatagtattttattattaattgaaaaaaaaaggaaaaataggttgttaggttgtatagtatagtattttattatagagtatagagtatagagtaggataaaaataggggtaggtagaactttaaataattgttttattattaaaaactgAAATGTgacaaataatatgaaattgccaaaaataaaaaatataacggGTATTATAGAATAATTGATTTAAGATATTTTTAGTTGgaataaattgaaagaaaaaaaaaagcgcATGGCAAACAAAGGACACAAAGACCCCAGCTTTTATTTTCTTGTCTGCCAGACAACAATCCTCCATAAATAtactctttctttcttcatttagCTTTACTTCTACCATCACACTCCATCTATACACCACTCTCCTCCTTTTTTTCTTGAGCCCTGTGTTTTCCCTGTAAAAGCTTCAATCTTTGCCGGAAATTTGACTTTCCATCCATTTTCCGGCAATTTCTCTTCATCTTCAACCTCATATCTCTAATGGGTTAATCCTATTTTTCACTAAAACTCTTAAAACCCACTCGATTTCCACCATTGTTACACCATATaaacaaaacccacaaaaaaattcttaaaaaacaGAGAAAGATGATAACTTTATTggatttataccatgttatgACAGCAGTTGTTCCTCTTTATGTCGCAATGATCTTAGCTTATGGTTCAGTAAAATGGTGGAAAATCTTCACACCTGATCAATGTTCAGGAATCAACAGATTTGTTGCTCTTTTTGCTGTTCCTCTTCTATCCTTCCATTTCATATCAACAAACGATCCATATTCCATGAACTACCGTTTCATTGCAGCAGATTCATTACAAAAAATCATAGTTTTATGCATACTTTTCTTATGGGCTAAAATCAGTTCAAGAGGTTCACTTGAATGGTCAATAACCCTATTTTCCCTTTCAACTTTACCCAATACTCTTGTAATGGGTATCCCTTTACTAAAGGGTATGTATGGAGAAGCTTCTGGAACATTAATGGTACAAATTGTGGTTCTACAATGTATCATTTGGTATACTTTGATGTTGTTCTTGTTTGAGTATAGGGGTGCAAGATTATTGATTTCAGAACAGTTTCCTGATACTGCTGGATCAATCATTTCATTTAAGGTTGATTCTGATATTATGTCATTAGATGGGAAAGAACCCTTAGAAACAGAGGCAGCCATTGGAGAAGATGGGAAGCTTCATGTAAAAGTAAGGAAATCAACAAGTTCAAGATCAGAAGTTTTTTCAAGAAACTCCCATGGAGTTTCACTTACTCCAAGACCATCTAATTTGACAAATGCAGAGATTTATTCCCTTCAATCATCAAGAAATCAAACCCCAAGAGGGTCTAGTTTCAATCATACTGATTTTTACTCATTTGTGAATGGTAAGGGTTTGAGTAGTGTGAGTCCTAGGACATCAAATTTTGGGAATTTGGGGTTTGATGAAGAGAATGGTGGAGTGGGCCCACAGTTTGGGGGCAGGAATGTTGGTGGGTACCCGGCCCCACCAACTGCTGGGATATTCTCTCCTGCTGGTGGACCCAATGTTGGAGGAGGTGGGGTTTCAAAGAATGTTAAGAAGGGGGATGGTGGAGGGAAAGATCTTCATATGTTTGTATGGAGTTCTAGTGCTTCACCTGTTTCTGAAGGTGGTCTTCATGTGTTTAGAGGTGGTGCTAATTATAATCATGATCATGCTGCTCTTCCTAATACCAAAGGTTTGCTTTTAAATCTTCAATTTATTCcctttagtttattttattgaattattaTACATATCTAAAATATATGCtggttgaattttttttttttcttacacgtTAGTTGCAATATAATCCTTAATActtttaattgtctcatttaattttttgatttgcaatATAATCCTTAATActtttaattgtctcatttaattttttgatgttatttattgattatttttaatttatattttatttttaatttaagcgTTAAAATAGAGTCCactgagatcttatttgatttgtgtcaaatataaattttattaatatcaaatttttataaattttaattattcacaatta
This genomic interval carries:
- the LOC130827506 gene encoding probable auxin efflux carrier component 1b, translating into MITLLDLYHVMTAVVPLYVAMILAYGSVKWWKIFTPDQCSGINRFVALFAVPLLSFHFISTNDPYSMNYRFIAADSLQKIIVLCILFLWAKISSRGSLEWSITLFSLSTLPNTLVMGIPLLKGMYGEASGTLMVQIVVLQCIIWYTLMLFLFEYRGARLLISEQFPDTAGSIISFKVDSDIMSLDGKEPLETEAAIGEDGKLHVKVRKSTSSRSEVFSRNSHGVSLTPRPSNLTNAEIYSLQSSRNQTPRGSSFNHTDFYSFVNGKGLSSVSPRTSNFGNLGFDEENGGVGPQFGGRNVGGYPAPPTAGIFSPAGGPNVGGGGVSKNVKKGDGGGKDLHMFVWSSSASPVSEGGLHVFRGGANYNHDHAALPNTKDYDDYGRDEFSFGNKNGGNGPEVDGPTLSKLGSSSTTELRPKTAVQGEPKPTAMPPTSVMTRLILIMVWRKLIRNPNTYSSLIGLAWSLISFRWHVEMPAIVANSIKILSDAGLGMAMFSLGLFMALQPKIIACGNSAASFAALVRFITGPAVMAASSIAVGLRGTLLHIAIVQAALPQGIVPFVFAKEYNVHPAILSTAVIFGMLIALPITLVYYILLGLFR